From Methanosarcina lacustris Z-7289, one genomic window encodes:
- the mtaC gene encoding methanol--corrinoid protein MtaC: protein MEVRHLIDIDPSGILVRYNVQLEKEMTPEDAAEELYPKDPTIYPIAKSIFEGEEDDVVEGLKKAIAAGKDPMGLINGALMPGMGVVSRLYDEGVIFLPNVMMSADAMLEGIEFLKKKVGKAPESKGKIVCHVAEGDVHDIGKSIVVALLRANGYDVIDLGRDVPVDEVIEAVEKEKPLMVTGTALMTTTMYAFKEINDKLMEKGYRIPFACGGGAVNQDFVSQYELGVYGEEASDAPKMADFIKANGNNIVKLRDKFHKH from the coding sequence ATGGAGGTTAGACATTTGATAGATATAGACCCCAGTGGTATTCTGGTTCGTTACAACGTACAATTAGAAAAGGAAATGACACCGGAAGATGCTGCAGAAGAACTCTATCCAAAAGACCCGACAATTTATCCGATTGCAAAATCCATCTTCGAAGGGGAAGAAGACGACGTTGTAGAAGGATTGAAAAAGGCAATTGCCGCCGGAAAGGACCCGATGGGTCTCATCAATGGAGCCTTAATGCCAGGAATGGGAGTTGTCTCCAGGCTCTACGATGAAGGAGTCATTTTCCTGCCAAACGTTATGATGTCCGCTGACGCCATGCTTGAAGGTATCGAATTCCTCAAGAAAAAAGTTGGTAAAGCCCCCGAATCCAAAGGGAAAATCGTCTGCCACGTTGCAGAAGGTGACGTCCATGACATTGGAAAAAGCATCGTTGTCGCACTGCTAAGAGCAAACGGATACGATGTAATTGACCTGGGAAGAGATGTTCCTGTTGATGAAGTCATAGAAGCCGTTGAAAAAGAGAAACCACTCATGGTCACCGGTACAGCCCTCATGACCACAACCATGTATGCCTTTAAGGAGATCAATGACAAGCTTATGGAGAAAGGCTACAGGATTCCCTTTGCATGTGGAGGCGGTGCTGTAAACCAGGACTTCGTGTCCCAGTATGAGCTTGGCGTGTATGGAGAAGAAGCATCTGATGCTCCGAAGATGGCTGATTTCATCAAGGCCAATGGGAACAACATCGTTAAATTGAGGGATAAATTCCATAAACACTGA
- the mtaB gene encoding methanol--corrinoid protein co-methyltransferase MtaB encodes MAVTRFTKMAYAKADDMVFGKAVKPVKAGLGLEIGAGYTTPEVNYAPRPEAGASKEKLIKEYERITTDIMARMVQIGAPSVVLETEHVQQMTNNPSWGAEVAHAQKTIMENYHDEYGIKCALRHTPGDIREDRDFLKLRGDKYPIFLESFEQCAESGADLLAVESMGGKEVFDYAILRNDMAGILFGIGVLGSMDMEMIWQDIAAIAKKTGTVATGDTDCAQANTAMFIAGGLLDKNLAHTTAIIARAISAARTLVGYEAGAVGPGKDCGYENTIVKSISGVPMAQEGKTSTCAHSDLMGNIVMQCCDLWSNESVEYHGEFGGTTVQCWGETLAYDCSLMNVALQSGNEKVLRDMFVASDMYRDPQGYVLAYPHAYRVGQAIVKDGNDIYLRAKNAALETIKIVEEGARGKLSLSRFEAKALADSKAAFEALTDDKDKFMSDCLTKYKKEVKVFLPENYGL; translated from the coding sequence ATGGCAGTAACCAGATTTACTAAAATGGCTTATGCAAAAGCTGATGATATGGTCTTCGGAAAAGCTGTCAAGCCCGTAAAAGCAGGACTGGGACTTGAAATAGGCGCCGGATACACAACCCCTGAAGTGAACTATGCTCCCAGACCGGAAGCAGGCGCATCCAAAGAAAAGCTCATCAAAGAATACGAGAGGATCACAACCGACATCATGGCAAGGATGGTGCAGATCGGAGCTCCCTCCGTTGTCCTTGAAACTGAACACGTTCAGCAGATGACAAACAATCCCTCCTGGGGAGCAGAAGTTGCCCATGCCCAGAAAACTATCATGGAAAACTACCACGACGAATACGGAATCAAATGTGCACTGAGACACACACCAGGGGACATCCGTGAAGATCGTGACTTCCTCAAACTCAGAGGAGACAAATACCCAATATTCCTCGAGTCTTTTGAACAGTGTGCCGAGTCTGGGGCTGATCTGCTTGCCGTTGAGTCAATGGGCGGAAAAGAAGTTTTCGACTATGCTATTCTCAGGAACGACATGGCAGGTATCCTCTTCGGTATCGGTGTACTCGGCTCCATGGACATGGAGATGATCTGGCAAGACATTGCAGCAATTGCAAAGAAGACCGGAACTGTAGCAACTGGTGACACGGACTGTGCCCAGGCAAACACTGCAATGTTCATTGCTGGCGGGCTGCTGGACAAAAACCTCGCACACACCACTGCAATCATCGCAAGAGCAATTTCTGCAGCGAGAACCCTCGTTGGTTATGAAGCAGGCGCAGTTGGCCCTGGAAAGGACTGCGGTTACGAGAACACCATCGTAAAGTCCATTTCAGGTGTTCCGATGGCTCAGGAAGGAAAAACCTCCACCTGTGCCCACTCAGACCTTATGGGAAACATTGTTATGCAGTGCTGTGATCTCTGGTCCAACGAGTCCGTGGAATACCACGGGGAATTCGGCGGTACTACTGTGCAGTGCTGGGGAGAAACCCTGGCATACGACTGCTCCCTCATGAACGTCGCCCTCCAGTCGGGCAACGAGAAGGTGCTCAGGGACATGTTCGTAGCATCCGACATGTACCGGGACCCGCAGGGCTACGTCCTCGCATACCCACACGCCTACAGAGTCGGGCAGGCTATTGTCAAGGACGGAAACGACATATACCTCCGTGCCAAGAACGCCGCTCTCGAAACCATCAAAATCGTCGAAGAAGGAGCAAGGGGCAAACTTTCCCTCTCAAGGTTCGAAGCCAAAGCCCTTGCAGATTCAAAAGCTGCTTTTGAAGCCCTTACAGACGACAAAGACAAGTTCATGAGCGACTGTCTGACCAAATATAAAAAGGAAGTCAAAGTCTTCCTGCCAGAGAACTACGGCCTCTAA